One region of Candidatus Eisenbacteria bacterium genomic DNA includes:
- a CDS encoding PspC domain-containing protein → MLKRSDDHIFGGVCGGIAEFFGWSPGKVRLLYVLVSIFSAAFPGILTYIVLWIVMPGPDAHPPFRMEDPGR, encoded by the coding sequence ATGTTAAAACGGTCGGACGACCATATCTTCGGCGGCGTCTGCGGCGGCATCGCCGAGTTCTTCGGTTGGTCCCCCGGCAAGGTGCGCCTTCTTTATGTTTTGGTCTCGATCTTCTCGGCGGCCTTTCCGGGAATTCTCACGTACATCGTTCTCTGGATCGTGATGCCCGGCCCGGACGCGCACCCTCCCTTCCGCATGGAAGATCCCGGGCGATGA
- a CDS encoding nitroreductase family protein, with amino-acid sequence MIRELVEKNRSYRRFDGAAALDRETLRDLVGLARLAPSAANLQPLKYLLSWTPETNASIFPHLAWAGYLEDWDGPEAGERPTGYIVILADKTIAEEVRWDHGIAAQTILLGAAEKGFGGCMIASVERGKLREALALPDRYEILLVVALGRPAERVIVESVGDDGDIRYWRDETGIHHVPKRPLDDLILE; translated from the coding sequence ATGATCCGCGAACTGGTCGAGAAAAACCGAAGCTACCGGCGCTTCGACGGCGCGGCCGCCCTGGACCGGGAAACGCTGCGCGACCTGGTCGGCCTGGCCCGCCTCGCCCCATCGGCGGCGAACCTACAACCTCTCAAGTATCTTCTCTCCTGGACGCCGGAGACGAACGCGTCGATCTTTCCCCACCTCGCCTGGGCTGGCTATCTGGAGGATTGGGACGGACCGGAAGCCGGGGAGCGCCCGACGGGATACATCGTCATCCTCGCCGACAAGACGATCGCCGAGGAGGTGCGATGGGACCACGGTATCGCGGCGCAGACCATCCTACTCGGTGCGGCGGAGAAGGGGTTCGGCGGTTGCATGATCGCCTCGGTCGAACGGGGGAAGCTCCGGGAAGCGCTCGCGTTGCCGGACCGGTACGAGATCCTGCTCGTCGTCGCCCTCGGGCGCCCGGCGGAGCGCGTGATCGTCGAATCGGTCGGCGACGACGGCGACATCCGCTACTGGCGGGACGAAACGGGGATCCATCACGTACCCAAGCGCCCCCTGGACGACCTGATTCTGGAGTGA